A window of the Streptomyces sp. HUAS 15-9 genome harbors these coding sequences:
- a CDS encoding FAD-dependent oxidoreductase: MVNITIIGGGMAGLTAAIAAAEQGARVTVHEAHSQLGGRARSAEGPYVTNDGPHTIMNNGEAWQWLISRGVAGHYVRLSFHEWTRMRFRHQGRLRMTLPPGYMRMTLLDRDRPVPTDQSFQDWASKIFPQQTVDEALGFLGPIVFHGDPGTLSAAFIWERLLRVGTPKFPLPSRYFIGGWGTVVDRMARVARRHGVIIETNSRITELPVSDGPVIVATSLAAARGLLGDSQLDWPSGTAALVDMAVTHSKKDGNVSFDMDEGGFTSQYSDHDPSLAPEGEALFQGAMPLRPGENKAQAIERLEGLFDLTTPGWRERMLWRREGVSRGRTGAVDYPGHTWRDRPAIDRGDGVYLIGDSVAAPGILAETSINSGLMAAELAVRTRPVSAPRPAVLGM; the protein is encoded by the coding sequence ATGGTGAACATCACGATCATCGGCGGCGGGATGGCCGGCCTGACAGCAGCCATCGCCGCCGCCGAGCAGGGCGCCCGGGTCACCGTCCACGAGGCGCACTCCCAACTCGGCGGCCGCGCCCGCTCGGCCGAGGGGCCGTACGTCACCAACGACGGCCCGCACACCATCATGAACAACGGCGAGGCCTGGCAGTGGCTCATCTCGCGCGGTGTGGCCGGCCACTATGTGCGCCTGTCCTTCCACGAGTGGACCCGGATGCGCTTTCGCCACCAGGGCCGGCTGCGGATGACGCTGCCGCCCGGCTACATGCGCATGACCCTGCTCGACCGTGACCGGCCGGTCCCCACCGACCAGTCCTTCCAGGACTGGGCCTCGAAGATCTTCCCGCAGCAGACGGTCGACGAGGCCCTCGGCTTCCTCGGCCCGATCGTCTTCCACGGCGACCCGGGCACCCTGTCCGCGGCGTTCATCTGGGAGCGGCTGCTGCGCGTGGGCACCCCCAAGTTCCCGCTGCCCAGCCGGTACTTCATCGGCGGCTGGGGCACGGTCGTCGACCGCATGGCGCGCGTCGCCCGCCGGCACGGTGTGATCATCGAGACCAACTCCCGCATCACCGAACTGCCGGTCAGCGACGGCCCGGTGATCGTGGCGACCTCGCTGGCCGCCGCCCGCGGACTGCTCGGCGACAGCCAACTCGACTGGCCGAGCGGCACCGCCGCCCTGGTGGACATGGCCGTCACCCACTCCAAGAAGGACGGCAACGTCTCCTTCGACATGGACGAGGGCGGCTTCACCTCCCAGTACTCCGACCACGACCCCTCCCTCGCCCCCGAGGGCGAGGCGCTCTTCCAGGGCGCGATGCCGCTTCGGCCCGGCGAGAACAAGGCCCAGGCCATCGAGCGGCTGGAGGGGCTGTTCGACCTGACCACCCCCGGCTGGCGCGAGCGCATGCTGTGGCGCCGCGAGGGCGTCTCCCGCGGCCGCACCGGAGCCGTCGACTACCCCGGACACACCTGGCGGGACCGGCCCGCCATCGACCGGGGCGACGGCGTGTACCTGATCGGCGACAGCGTCGCCGCCCCGGGCATCCTCGCCGAGACCTCCATCAACAGCGGTCTGATGGCCGCCGAACTCGCCGTACGGACACGGCCGGTGAGCGCACCGCGCCCCGCCGTCCTCGGCATGTGA
- a CDS encoding aldo/keto reductase, with translation MRQRKLGSQGLAVSEQGLGCMGMTFAYGPADEAEALRTAHRALELGVTLLDTADFYGPHTNEEFVGRIIAGRRDDVVVSSKVGNEVSPEGTITGQINGRPEYIRATVEGTLRRLGTDRLDLYYLHRVDPEVPIEESIGALAELVAAGKVRHIGISEASAATIRRAHAVHPLSAVQTEYSLSTRDVEVNGVLETVRELGIGFVAYSPLGRGLLTGRIRSLDTLAAHDFRRIVPRFQEENLAANLTVVERLDALAADKGVTTGQLALAWVLAQGDEVIAIPGTKRVAYLEENVAASDVRLSAADLAALDEIAPYGSTVGDRYPANSMATLNR, from the coding sequence ATGCGGCAACGTAAGCTCGGCAGCCAGGGGCTCGCGGTCTCCGAGCAAGGCCTCGGATGCATGGGCATGACCTTCGCCTACGGCCCGGCCGACGAGGCCGAGGCCCTGCGCACCGCCCACCGGGCACTCGAACTGGGCGTGACCCTGCTGGACACCGCCGACTTCTACGGCCCGCACACCAACGAGGAGTTCGTCGGCCGGATCATCGCGGGCCGGCGCGACGACGTCGTCGTCTCCTCCAAGGTCGGCAACGAGGTCTCCCCCGAGGGCACCATCACCGGACAGATCAACGGCCGCCCCGAGTACATCCGGGCCACCGTCGAGGGCACCCTGCGCCGACTGGGCACCGACCGGCTCGACCTGTACTACCTGCACCGCGTCGACCCCGAGGTGCCCATCGAGGAGAGCATCGGCGCCCTCGCCGAGCTGGTGGCCGCCGGCAAGGTGCGCCACATCGGCATCTCCGAGGCCTCCGCGGCCACCATCCGCCGGGCCCACGCCGTCCACCCGCTCAGCGCCGTACAGACCGAGTACTCGCTGTCCACGCGCGACGTAGAGGTCAACGGCGTGCTGGAGACGGTCCGCGAGCTGGGCATCGGCTTCGTCGCCTACAGCCCGCTCGGCCGCGGCCTGCTGACCGGCCGCATCCGCAGCCTGGACACGCTGGCCGCCCATGACTTCCGCCGCATCGTCCCCCGCTTCCAGGAGGAGAACCTCGCGGCCAACCTCACCGTGGTCGAGCGCCTGGACGCCCTGGCCGCGGACAAGGGCGTCACCACCGGACAGCTCGCCCTCGCCTGGGTCCTCGCCCAGGGCGACGAGGTCATAGCCATTCCGGGCACCAAGCGCGTCGCCTACCTGGAGGAGAACGTCGCCGCCTCGGACGTCCGCCTGAGTGCGGCCGACCTCGCGGCGCTGGACGAGATCGCCCCGTACGGCAGCACCGTCGGGGACCGCTACCCCGCCAACTCCATGGCCACGCTCAACCGCTGA
- a CDS encoding 3-oxoacyl-ACP synthase III family protein: MPSSTDRHVSILATGAYLPGEPLDNDALARVTGPLPDDVLEGIQVQRRHWMVDPDTGEHRISTSQMATAAARQALQRAGVEADEIDLIVVSTASPDYLLPVAGTYVQEQLGLESVAVIEVRAGCVGAVQALDIARRQLADGTYRTALVIGVEAVSPLLAPVFLGLDPQRVRMRDRLTVYTFGDGAGAVVLRAGEEGSAHEGSKQVFATASMGGKRKPGMLIVGGGTDVPLAEQQRRKRLMDIKLDIPGTATFGPRVFVRGIHDMLERSGLALTDIDACVLPEGNAEYFASEYGTAGLSEDDQATLSKNIVENLTDVGATGSAAVPLALDAGWTEGRIRPGHKVLLLAIEASRYLYAGLTLTWEAPFPGK; encoded by the coding sequence ATGCCCTCCAGCACCGACCGCCATGTGTCGATCCTCGCCACCGGCGCGTATCTGCCGGGCGAGCCGCTCGACAACGACGCCCTGGCCCGGGTGACCGGGCCGCTGCCCGACGACGTCCTGGAGGGCATCCAGGTCCAGCGCCGGCACTGGATGGTGGACCCGGACACCGGTGAACACCGCATCAGCACCTCGCAGATGGCTACCGCGGCGGCCCGCCAGGCCCTTCAGCGGGCGGGTGTCGAGGCCGACGAGATCGACCTGATCGTGGTGTCCACGGCCAGCCCCGACTATCTGCTGCCCGTCGCCGGAACGTACGTCCAGGAGCAGCTCGGTCTGGAGAGCGTCGCGGTGATCGAGGTCCGGGCCGGCTGCGTCGGCGCCGTCCAGGCCCTGGACATCGCGCGCCGCCAGCTCGCCGACGGCACCTACAGGACGGCGCTGGTGATCGGCGTGGAGGCCGTCTCCCCGCTGCTCGCCCCCGTCTTCCTGGGCCTCGACCCGCAGCGCGTGCGGATGCGCGACCGGCTCACCGTCTACACCTTCGGCGACGGCGCCGGCGCGGTGGTCCTGCGCGCCGGCGAGGAGGGCTCCGCGCACGAGGGCAGCAAGCAGGTCTTCGCCACCGCCTCCATGGGCGGCAAGCGCAAGCCCGGCATGCTCATCGTCGGCGGCGGCACCGACGTACCGCTGGCCGAACAGCAGCGCCGCAAGCGGCTGATGGACATCAAGCTCGACATCCCCGGCACCGCCACGTTCGGTCCCAGGGTCTTCGTGCGCGGCATTCACGACATGCTGGAGCGCTCCGGGCTCGCCCTCACGGACATCGACGCGTGCGTGCTGCCCGAGGGCAACGCCGAGTACTTCGCCAGCGAGTATGGCACCGCCGGGCTGTCCGAGGACGACCAGGCCACCCTCTCCAAGAACATCGTCGAGAACCTGACCGACGTGGGCGCCACCGGCTCCGCCGCGGTGCCGCTGGCGCTGGACGCCGGCTGGACCGAGGGCCGTATCCGCCCCGGTCACAAGGTGCTGCTGCTCGCCATCGAGGCCAGCCGCTACCTGTACGCGGGGCTCACCCTCACCTGGGAAGCACCGTTCCCCGGGAAGTGA
- a CDS encoding beta-ketoacyl-[acyl-carrier-protein] synthase family protein, protein MSHGEHGNTSPDRGARSRRVVVCGVGAVTAHGDGATALWEGIRSGEAAITPVRALPMEGCATEIGGEVRTERRPAYDYLASFGGREREPAVDFALLAAEEALNQAGLAEVPAERWGVALGSCMGGLRSAEKLSRRGADGISPEDDGRHNLLVPPQAIAEAVSSAFGLKGPSLSVNTACASGAHAIAHASESIRAGRVDAMLVGGSDAFTETAFAGFTSLQSLSTRPAAPYSRDRDGLSLGEGAGMLVLAEESVARAAGAPILAEVLGYGLSADGYHATAPHPKGEGAARAIRAALESAGIDPEDVAYINGHGTGTPKNDSAESNAVRSALGEAAENTALSSSKSMIGHLLGAAGAVEAIVTVQALVEQIAPPTANFTEVDPKCGLDAVPTARPLAMHTALSNNFAFAGANACVAFGRPGQERTPVEAPADPADDKVVITGYAAVTSAGEGAEALWQAWRDGRVLGADEDGLHVARADFDPKAIPPRERRRMDRLGQLAVATCRGALEHAGITADERVGVVLGTGLGPMRSIEEFLLPVLAGCPDHGSPAIFPNTVFNAAAGQVSMNVGAKGPTSTVTTGHAAGASALTVAHDLLLQHRAEAVLVPAVEDLSPGVLEAYRRLPLFDDSDYTLAEAGITLVLERESTARARGARILAEFAGHGTASDAQGVGRWDPQGGGVERAMRQALDHAGVTAAELTGIWANAAGLKRADAPEALATDRLSTRATVHTPKRIVGEPIGAGAQLAALLAVTGWEHGVDEGPQLINSSSLGGTHISLVLRPATEK, encoded by the coding sequence ATGAGCCACGGCGAGCACGGCAACACCTCGCCGGATCGCGGCGCTCGGTCCCGGCGGGTCGTGGTCTGCGGTGTGGGCGCGGTGACCGCCCACGGCGACGGCGCCACGGCACTGTGGGAGGGCATACGGTCGGGCGAGGCGGCCATCACCCCGGTGCGCGCACTGCCCATGGAGGGCTGCGCCACCGAGATCGGCGGCGAAGTCCGTACCGAACGCCGTCCCGCCTACGACTACCTGGCCTCCTTCGGCGGCCGCGAACGCGAACCCGCCGTGGACTTCGCCCTGCTGGCGGCCGAAGAGGCACTGAACCAGGCGGGCCTGGCCGAGGTGCCCGCGGAGCGCTGGGGCGTGGCCCTCGGCTCCTGCATGGGCGGACTGCGCAGCGCCGAGAAACTGTCCCGGCGCGGTGCCGACGGCATCTCGCCCGAGGACGACGGGCGGCACAATCTGCTGGTCCCGCCGCAGGCCATCGCCGAGGCGGTGAGCAGTGCCTTCGGGCTCAAGGGCCCCTCGCTGTCGGTGAACACCGCCTGCGCCTCCGGCGCCCACGCCATCGCCCACGCCAGCGAGTCCATCCGCGCGGGCCGCGTCGACGCCATGCTCGTGGGCGGCAGCGACGCGTTCACGGAGACGGCGTTCGCCGGGTTCACCAGCCTGCAGTCGCTGTCGACCAGGCCCGCCGCGCCCTACTCCAGGGACCGCGACGGCCTCTCGCTCGGCGAGGGCGCCGGCATGCTGGTCCTCGCCGAGGAGTCGGTGGCCCGCGCCGCGGGCGCCCCGATCCTCGCCGAGGTCCTCGGCTACGGCCTGTCCGCCGACGGTTACCACGCCACCGCCCCGCACCCCAAGGGCGAGGGCGCGGCCCGCGCCATCCGCGCGGCGCTGGAGTCGGCCGGCATCGACCCCGAGGACGTGGCCTACATCAACGGCCACGGCACCGGCACGCCGAAGAACGACTCGGCCGAGAGCAACGCGGTGCGCTCCGCGCTCGGCGAGGCCGCCGAGAACACCGCGCTGAGCAGCTCCAAGTCCATGATCGGGCATCTGCTCGGGGCGGCCGGCGCGGTCGAGGCCATCGTCACCGTGCAGGCGCTGGTCGAGCAGATCGCGCCGCCCACCGCCAACTTCACCGAGGTGGACCCCAAGTGCGGCCTGGACGCGGTGCCCACCGCGCGGCCGCTGGCCATGCACACGGCGCTGTCGAACAACTTCGCCTTCGCCGGCGCCAACGCGTGCGTCGCCTTCGGCCGTCCCGGCCAGGAGCGCACCCCCGTGGAGGCGCCGGCCGACCCCGCCGACGACAAGGTCGTGATCACCGGGTATGCGGCGGTCACCTCGGCCGGCGAGGGCGCCGAGGCGCTGTGGCAGGCCTGGCGCGACGGACGGGTCCTCGGCGCCGACGAGGACGGACTGCACGTCGCCCGCGCCGACTTCGACCCGAAGGCGATCCCGCCGCGCGAGCGGCGCCGCATGGACCGGCTCGGCCAGCTCGCCGTGGCCACCTGCCGCGGCGCGCTGGAGCATGCCGGGATCACCGCCGACGAGCGGGTCGGCGTGGTCCTCGGCACCGGACTCGGCCCGATGCGCAGCATCGAGGAGTTCCTGCTGCCGGTCCTGGCCGGCTGCCCCGACCACGGCAGCCCGGCGATCTTCCCGAACACCGTCTTCAACGCCGCCGCCGGGCAGGTCTCCATGAACGTCGGCGCCAAGGGCCCGACGTCGACCGTCACCACCGGGCACGCGGCCGGGGCCTCCGCCCTGACCGTCGCCCACGACCTGCTGCTGCAGCACCGGGCGGAGGCCGTGCTGGTGCCCGCCGTCGAGGACCTCTCGCCGGGGGTGCTGGAGGCCTACCGCAGACTGCCGCTGTTCGACGACAGCGACTACACCCTCGCCGAGGCGGGCATCACCCTCGTCCTCGAACGCGAGTCGACCGCGCGGGCCCGCGGGGCGCGCATCCTGGCGGAGTTCGCCGGGCACGGCACCGCCTCCGACGCCCAGGGCGTCGGCCGCTGGGACCCGCAGGGTGGGGGAGTGGAGCGGGCCATGCGCCAGGCCCTCGACCACGCCGGGGTCACGGCCGCGGAACTGACCGGGATCTGGGCCAACGCGGCCGGCCTGAAGCGGGCCGACGCCCCCGAGGCGCTGGCCACCGACCGGCTCTCCACCCGGGCCACCGTGCACACCCCCAAGCGGATCGTCGGCGAACCCATCGGCGCGGGCGCCCAGTTGGCCGCCCTGCTCGCGGTCACCGGCTGGGAGCACGGCGTCGACGAAGGGCCCCAGCTCATCAACAGCTCCTCACTCGGCGGCACCCACATCAGCCTCGTCCTGCGTCCCGCTACGGAGAAGTGA
- a CDS encoding beta-ketoacyl-[acyl-carrier-protein] synthase family protein: MSHDRRRVMVTGIGLMTAIGQGAAPTWENLLEGRIGIGPLRSYDPAPLNTRIGAEIHDFDPTQWAKRRTLRMLCRGDQLALAAAVLALRDAGLEDAGDLGHRTGLFLGSNKEMPRMDELISQLQSVRSPDGTPDLHKLGQTASSVIAPLFFVEGLQPAAGFHISEKFGIRGANAYFAGTADSGAMAVGRAMRTVRRGEADVVVAGGYDDATGWWAMSKMDGIGVLSDRSDLGKEAFRPFDRDRSGSVFGEGAAFLILEEREHALARGARCYAEVTGFGSGNDCVRPPSPQPRARGLSRAITRALGDAGGSFPDGSYIAAHGCATRQGDASETIALHDALGTAAKAAQISSVKPQTGHLVGGAGALNAAVAALTLDSGVVPATLNLHNPAEECDLDYVPLTPRETRPGHALAVARGLEGQAVAIAMERTS; this comes from the coding sequence ATGAGCCACGACAGGCGACGCGTGATGGTGACCGGCATCGGCCTGATGACCGCGATCGGCCAGGGCGCCGCACCGACCTGGGAGAACCTGCTCGAGGGCCGCATCGGCATCGGCCCGCTGCGGTCCTACGACCCGGCACCGCTGAACACCCGCATCGGCGCCGAGATCCACGACTTCGACCCGACCCAATGGGCGAAGCGGCGCACCCTGCGCATGCTGTGCCGCGGCGACCAACTGGCCCTGGCCGCGGCCGTCCTGGCGCTGCGCGACGCCGGCCTGGAGGACGCGGGCGACCTCGGTCACCGCACGGGCCTGTTCCTCGGCAGCAACAAGGAAATGCCCCGCATGGACGAGCTGATCTCCCAGCTCCAGTCCGTGCGCTCCCCGGACGGCACCCCCGACCTGCACAAGCTGGGGCAGACCGCCTCCTCGGTGATCGCCCCGCTGTTCTTCGTCGAGGGCCTGCAGCCCGCGGCCGGCTTCCACATCTCCGAGAAGTTCGGCATCCGCGGCGCCAACGCCTACTTCGCCGGCACCGCCGACTCCGGCGCGATGGCGGTCGGCCGGGCCATGCGCACGGTGCGCCGCGGCGAGGCCGATGTGGTCGTGGCCGGCGGCTACGACGACGCCACCGGCTGGTGGGCGATGTCCAAGATGGACGGCATCGGCGTGCTCAGCGACCGCAGCGACCTGGGCAAGGAGGCCTTCCGGCCGTTCGACCGCGACCGCAGCGGCTCCGTCTTCGGCGAGGGCGCGGCCTTCCTCATCCTGGAGGAGCGCGAGCACGCCCTGGCCCGCGGCGCCCGCTGCTACGCCGAGGTCACCGGCTTCGGCTCCGGCAACGACTGCGTCCGCCCGCCCAGCCCGCAGCCCCGCGCCCGCGGGCTGTCCAGGGCGATCACCCGCGCGCTCGGCGACGCGGGCGGCTCCTTCCCCGACGGCAGCTACATCGCCGCGCACGGCTGCGCCACCCGCCAGGGCGACGCCAGCGAGACCATCGCCCTGCACGACGCGCTCGGTACGGCCGCCAAGGCCGCGCAGATCAGCAGCGTCAAGCCGCAGACCGGGCATCTGGTCGGCGGCGCCGGGGCGCTGAACGCCGCCGTGGCCGCGCTGACCCTCGACTCCGGTGTCGTACCCGCCACCTTGAACCTGCACAACCCCGCCGAGGAGTGCGACCTGGACTACGTCCCGCTCACCCCGCGCGAGACCCGGCCCGGCCATGCGCTGGCCGTCGCCCGTGGCCTGGAGGGCCAGGCGGTGGCCATCGCCATGGAGCGGACCTCATGA
- a CDS encoding 3-hydroxyacyl-ACP dehydratase FabZ family protein, which produces MSTTQAATSAVVPVFDRIVEVEPGRRAVAVRNIPNTLPCFDHHFPRFPVLPGVLLLESMAALAKAAAGGERAWRLASVRGVRFKHFVGPGDQVHITVEVTGGNRQTTEVRATARVGDRVVATARSLALVSADEPWEGTA; this is translated from the coding sequence ATGAGTACGACCCAGGCGGCCACGAGTGCGGTCGTCCCCGTCTTCGATCGGATCGTGGAAGTCGAGCCGGGGCGCCGGGCCGTGGCCGTGCGCAATATCCCGAACACCCTTCCGTGCTTCGACCACCACTTCCCGCGTTTTCCCGTCCTTCCCGGGGTGCTGCTCCTGGAGAGCATGGCGGCCCTGGCGAAGGCCGCCGCCGGGGGCGAGCGGGCCTGGCGCCTGGCATCCGTCAGGGGCGTGCGCTTCAAGCACTTCGTCGGCCCCGGGGACCAGGTGCACATCACCGTCGAGGTGACGGGAGGCAACCGGCAGACGACCGAGGTACGGGCCACCGCCCGGGTCGGGGACCGGGTGGTCGCCACCGCTCGCTCCCTGGCGCTGGTGAGCGCCGACGAGCCCTGGGAGGGCACAGCATGA
- a CDS encoding beta-ketoacyl-[acyl-carrier-protein] synthase family protein, with protein sequence MKRVVITAVGAVTPLGNDAETTWEGLATGRNGVGRLTTFDAEGFSVRIAAQVKDFDAARAIPKHIGRKHLSRVGQFGVAAAWEAVRKAGLDTLSEEVYGADERGVAMGASVGRPELQTLLDIGHLRSSTGNPDAFICIPPAVTLTHDQNVPLAAMTRMIGGTGPMLGISTACSGSGHAIGEAFRAIQEGDAKVMVAGGYDSLTTWLDLLGFSLLGALTDQHNDDPERASRPFDADRSGFVIGEGAVAVVLEEREAAVERGAEILAEVLGYGSTLNAYRITDSPPDGSGAIQAMEGALLDAGLGTGDIDYVVAHGTSTHGNDQSETVAIKKVFGADTQKLVVSAPKSMAGHLTSASLGLGVLAAIGAMRYSLVPPTVNLERTAPGLDLDYVPHTARKMPVGTALINAFAFGGSNTSIVIGAAREDA encoded by the coding sequence ATGAAACGTGTAGTGATCACCGCGGTGGGAGCGGTCACCCCGCTCGGCAACGACGCCGAGACGACCTGGGAGGGCCTGGCCACCGGACGCAACGGAGTGGGCCGGCTGACCACCTTCGACGCCGAAGGGTTCTCGGTGCGCATCGCCGCACAGGTCAAGGACTTCGACGCGGCCAGGGCCATCCCGAAGCACATCGGGCGCAAACACCTTTCGCGCGTGGGCCAGTTCGGCGTCGCGGCCGCCTGGGAGGCGGTGCGCAAGGCGGGGCTCGACACCCTCTCCGAGGAGGTGTACGGCGCCGACGAGCGCGGCGTCGCCATGGGCGCCAGCGTCGGCCGGCCCGAACTGCAGACGCTGCTGGACATCGGTCATCTGCGCAGCAGCACCGGCAACCCGGACGCGTTCATCTGCATTCCGCCGGCCGTGACGCTGACTCACGACCAGAACGTGCCACTCGCCGCCATGACGCGGATGATCGGCGGCACCGGTCCGATGCTGGGCATCAGCACCGCCTGCTCCGGCTCCGGGCACGCCATCGGCGAGGCCTTCCGGGCCATCCAGGAGGGCGACGCCAAGGTCATGGTCGCCGGTGGGTACGACTCCCTGACCACCTGGCTCGACCTGCTCGGCTTCAGCCTCCTGGGCGCCCTGACCGACCAGCACAACGACGACCCCGAGCGCGCCTCGCGGCCCTTCGACGCCGACCGCAGCGGCTTCGTCATCGGCGAGGGCGCCGTCGCCGTCGTACTGGAGGAGCGGGAGGCCGCCGTCGAGCGCGGCGCCGAGATCCTCGCCGAGGTCCTCGGTTACGGCTCCACGCTCAACGCCTACCGCATCACCGACTCGCCGCCCGACGGCTCCGGCGCGATCCAGGCGATGGAGGGGGCCCTGCTGGACGCCGGCCTCGGCACCGGCGACATCGACTACGTGGTCGCGCACGGCACCAGCACCCACGGCAACGACCAGTCCGAGACGGTCGCCATCAAGAAGGTGTTCGGCGCCGACACCCAGAAGCTGGTGGTCAGCGCCCCCAAGTCCATGGCCGGGCACCTGACTTCGGCGAGCCTGGGCCTCGGCGTGCTGGCCGCGATCGGCGCCATGCGGTACTCGCTGGTGCCGCCCACCGTCAACCTGGAGCGCACCGCTCCCGGCCTCGACCTCGACTACGTGCCGCACACCGCGCGGAAGATGCCGGTGGGCACGGCCCTGATCAACGCGTTCGCCTTCGGCGGCAGCAACACCAGCATCGTCATCGGTGCGGCGCGGGAGGACGCATGA
- a CDS encoding 3-hydroxylacyl-ACP dehydratase — translation MRFHLIDRIETLTPRETITARKVTSVDETYWQATPNGPALPFGLALEALCQAATWLIMISTDHRLRAALLAVGEATAHRDVAPGEVLQMHATIESMTDEAAILDGTVTVDGESVLEATGILCALIDAERLDDPDNTRRMAHQLQGGGPVG, via the coding sequence ATGCGATTCCATCTGATCGACAGGATCGAGACGCTCACCCCGCGCGAGACCATCACCGCGCGCAAGGTCACCTCGGTCGACGAGACGTACTGGCAGGCCACCCCGAACGGCCCGGCGCTGCCCTTCGGCCTCGCTCTGGAGGCCCTGTGCCAGGCGGCGACCTGGCTGATCATGATCAGCACCGACCACCGGCTGCGCGCGGCGCTGCTCGCGGTCGGCGAGGCCACCGCCCACCGGGACGTGGCCCCCGGAGAAGTGCTTCAGATGCACGCCACGATCGAGTCGATGACCGACGAGGCCGCCATCCTGGACGGCACCGTCACGGTCGACGGCGAGAGTGTCCTCGAGGCCACCGGCATCCTGTGCGCGCTCATCGACGCCGAGCGGCTCGACGACCCTGACAACACCAGGCGCATGGCGCACCAGCTGCAGGGCGGAGGGCCGGTGGGATGA
- a CDS encoding SDR family NAD(P)-dependent oxidoreductase has product MKLKDRTALVTGASRGIGRAIALALAEQGAAVAVNYRSRQEEALAVVKEIEAAGGRAVAVGADVSDPQEARRLVDEATAQLGSLNILINNAGISDDGLIYDSAPDAWWNVMKVNFGGAYHTTHAVMDQFMAQGEASVVNISSAMGESGWIGQSNYSASKGALNSFTRCAAIELARFGVRVNAVLAGFTPTELVEEVFQRDGGKSIKRQIPLRRFATVEQVAAAAVFLAGPDSAYTTGELLTVDGGFTAQLGIGRP; this is encoded by the coding sequence ATGAAGCTGAAGGACCGTACCGCCTTGGTCACCGGCGCCTCCCGCGGCATCGGCCGGGCCATCGCCCTGGCCCTGGCCGAACAGGGGGCGGCCGTCGCAGTGAACTACCGCTCGCGCCAGGAGGAGGCGCTGGCCGTGGTCAAGGAGATCGAAGCGGCGGGCGGCCGGGCCGTCGCGGTCGGGGCCGACGTCTCCGACCCCCAGGAGGCCAGGCGCCTGGTCGACGAGGCCACCGCCCAGCTGGGCTCGCTGAACATCCTGATCAACAACGCCGGCATCAGCGACGACGGGCTGATCTACGACTCGGCGCCCGACGCCTGGTGGAACGTCATGAAGGTCAACTTCGGCGGCGCGTACCACACCACGCACGCCGTCATGGACCAGTTCATGGCGCAGGGCGAGGCGTCCGTCGTCAACATCTCCTCCGCCATGGGCGAGAGCGGCTGGATCGGCCAGTCCAACTACTCGGCCTCCAAGGGCGCGCTGAACTCCTTCACCCGCTGCGCCGCGATCGAGCTCGCCCGCTTCGGGGTCCGGGTCAACGCGGTGCTGGCCGGCTTCACGCCGACCGAGCTGGTCGAAGAGGTCTTCCAGCGCGACGGCGGCAAGAGCATCAAGCGGCAGATCCCGCTGCGCCGGTTCGCCACGGTCGAGCAGGTGGCGGCGGCCGCGGTGTTCCTCGCCGGACCCGACTCCGCCTACACCACCGGCGAACTGCTCACCGTCGACGGCGGCTTCACCGCCCAGCTCGGCATCGGGCGCCCGTAG
- a CDS encoding acyl carrier protein: MIPTSTDYLSAVQAAVADALGIDESEAVPEATLLGELGAESIDLLDILFRLERATKVKITVSDIADLLQGGIPDEEFGDENEVVNDRGLTHLESVLPQFDRSRLDEPLTAEGVLGLFTVQNLTDLLTERAKAAASA; encoded by the coding sequence CGGTGCAGGCGGCCGTCGCCGACGCCCTCGGCATCGACGAGTCCGAGGCCGTTCCCGAGGCGACCCTGCTGGGCGAGCTCGGCGCGGAGTCGATCGACCTGCTCGACATCCTCTTCCGCCTGGAGCGCGCCACCAAGGTGAAGATCACCGTCTCCGACATCGCCGACCTGCTCCAGGGCGGCATCCCGGACGAGGAGTTCGGCGACGAGAACGAGGTCGTCAACGACCGCGGCCTGACGCACCTGGAGAGCGTCCTGCCGCAGTTCGACCGCAGCCGGCTCGACGAGCCGCTGACGGCCGAGGGCGTGCTGGGCCTGTTCACCGTCCAGAACCTCACCGACCTCCTGACCGAGCGGGCCAAGGCCGCCGCGTCCGCCTGA